Genomic segment of uncultured Desulfobacter sp.:
CTTTATATTAGTCTCTATATTACCGGGTTCGATGAATTCAAACGCAAAATGATGGACAGGCTTCAGATACCCACATACCAGGAAGCTTTGGACAAAATGGATGGGTAGGTTTAGCAAATAGAGGATTAGTAATCGTGCCGAGGTACGAGGCTCGGTACTAATCTTTGGTTCAAGAAGCCGCGCCCGCGGATTTAACTGTTACCGCTCAACTGAACATTTTTAAAATATTTGTAGACCCTGTTGACTATGTCTATTATCGGTCACTTTTGGCCGGATTTCCCAAAATGCAACATGTTGTATCTCTTGATGTTTGAATATTTTGGGAAATTTCAGAAAATCTGAACATTTCCAAAAGAGTATTCCATAAGGTCACCCCAGATTAAGCCGCCAGCATTCTTCGGTAATGGTTTTACCCCAGACTTGGGTGACTTTTGTTTCAGCCAGTTGAAATCCAGTATTGGCATATATGCGGCGAGCAGAATCTAAAAAATCAATGGTCCATAATATAACGGAACGATATCCATTGTCTGCTGCAAACCGGATAGCCTGCTTGACCAACTGCTTCCCTATCCCTCTTTGGCGTTGTTCGGGTTCCACAATGAGCCATCTTAATTGAGCCGTATGCGTATCGTGGCGAACAATAGCCACGGACCCTGCGAAATGGCCCCGGCATTCTGCTATCCAGAGGTCTTGTTCCGGTGTTTTATTTTCAATAAAGGTTGCCATCCCACTGGCGACATAAGCGTCAAAATCTACATTGAAACCGTATTCTCGGGCATAGATCACACCATGGCGGTGAATGATGTATCCAATATCACCAGGTTTGTGGGGTCTGATCGTCACAAGCCCTCCTTCTTTTGGTCTCAAAATTTCTTCAATCCGGGTCATAGCGTTCACCAGGTCCGATTTTTCCTCCTGGGTCAATGTTTCGATAAGGGATGCAATATGGACGTTTGATGTTTCTTTTAAGTTAGAATACGCAGCCATACCATGCGGAGTCAGGGCAATAACTTGCTTTCTGGAATCCTTTAGAGATGGTGATCGTGTGATCAGTCCCTGGGCCTCAAACTTGGAGAGGGTTTTGCTGAGATAGTCCGCAGAAAGGCCCAATTTCCGTATCAAGTCTGAAGCATGGATGGGGGAATTGTCGCTGATTTCATAGAGTAATCTGGCCTGAACCAGTGAATATTTGCTTTGAAGGAAACGATTAGTAATCAGTCCGATTTTTCCCGTAAAAAATCGGTTGAATGCCCGAATTTTGTCTACGACCATGCCATAATAACCTTGTTAAAATTCATTTTAAATTTTAACACTTAAGCAGGATACTTTAACTCTGTCAAGTATTTACTTGAATATTGCAACTATAATTTATTAAATGTATAGTATGCAATGAAGTCTTCTGAAAAACGCGTATATTTTCAGAGCCAGACCCGTAAAATAAAACCCCACAATTTTTCTCTGACCTGTCGCTATTGATTAAATTTCCCGAACCACAATATCTATAAGTTCACGCGTTCATTTTTTTCACCGTGATAAGAGTTGCCTATTTTTTCTAATGGGATAGCAATGCAACTTCTTGTTTTTTTAAAGATAAAAACCACGCAATCGCCTGTTGAACTCAAATGCCAACAAGATAAAATCTGTTACACCACCTATTATTGCAACTCCGTCTGTTCGGGCGCCGTGCCTCAGTCCCGCCTCAGGGACTCAAAGAGCGAATCATCTCGGCCATGGTGCTTTGAGCCTGGGCCAGGGCGGTTTCAGGGTCTTCTGCCCGAGCTGCCCAGAAGGCCGCCTCATTAGCTGCACCTGATATGATATGGGCTAAAGCATCAACGGGGAAGGGTCGAAGTACTCCGTTGTCCATGAGCTCTGCTAAAAAAGCGCGGTATTTTCCTTGGACATGATCCTCATCAATCTCTCGCCATTCTTCCCAGCCTATTACGGCGGGTCCTTCGGTAAGCAAAATACGTTGCAAACCAGGGTCGAGACAGGCGGCTAAAAACTCATTGTTTCCTGCAATGAGCATCTCCATAGGGTCCTGGACCTGTTCCACAGCGATTTTTACACGCTTCTCAATCTCTGTTTGCACCTGATTCAGTACTGCACGGAACAGCCCTTTCTTGCCATCAAAATGATGATATAGCGCTCCACGGGTAACACCTGCGGTTGTTACAATTTGTTCGGCAGATACCCCTGCAAAGCCGTATTCGGCAAATAAACGCCGTGCCTCAACAAGGATACGGTTGGTGGTGCGCTGGCTACGCTCATCCTGCTTGTTCCCGGTCCCGATATTGGGCTGTTTTTCCTTTTTCATAAAACCCTCCTTGACATACATACAGTATGTATGTAGCATATTTTCGTACAATATCCAATGAAAAAGGATATGAAGCGGTGAAAAATATAGATCTTAAATCAAGGATAAACGCAATGTTCTCGCAATACAATGTCAACAGAAGACAATTCCTGAAGATGGCTGGAATGGCCGCAATAGCGAATTGGACAAAGCCTGCTTGGGGGGATACTTTTATGAAAAAAAATGTGAAGATGTCGTTGATTGAATTGACTGGTACACCAGCCGAAGTGGGCCGAGGCTGGGGGAAAGCCATGGCTGAAAACATGCATCAGGGCTTGAATCGGATACTTACCGCGGTGAACGAGGTTCACAAGACCTCGCGCACGGAAGCCCTGTCTTATGCCATGAAGCTGTGGCCGATAGCAAAACAGTTCGACCCTGAACTTGAACCCTTTGTTCGCGGTCAGGCACAGGGTGC
This window contains:
- a CDS encoding helix-turn-helix domain-containing GNAT family N-acetyltransferase gives rise to the protein MVVDKIRAFNRFFTGKIGLITNRFLQSKYSLVQARLLYEISDNSPIHASDLIRKLGLSADYLSKTLSKFEAQGLITRSPSLKDSRKQVIALTPHGMAAYSNLKETSNVHIASLIETLTQEEKSDLVNAMTRIEEILRPKEGGLVTIRPHKPGDIGYIIHRHGVIYAREYGFNVDFDAYVASGMATFIENKTPEQDLWIAECRGHFAGSVAIVRHDTHTAQLRWLIVEPEQRQRGIGKQLVKQAIRFAADNGYRSVILWTIDFLDSARRIYANTGFQLAETKVTQVWGKTITEECWRLNLG
- a CDS encoding TetR/AcrR family transcriptional regulator — its product is MKKEKQPNIGTGNKQDERSQRTTNRILVEARRLFAEYGFAGVSAEQIVTTAGVTRGALYHHFDGKKGLFRAVLNQVQTEIEKRVKIAVEQVQDPMEMLIAGNNEFLAACLDPGLQRILLTEGPAVIGWEEWREIDEDHVQGKYRAFLAELMDNGVLRPFPVDALAHIISGAANEAAFWAARAEDPETALAQAQSTMAEMIRSLSP